From Candidatus Manganitrophus morganii, the proteins below share one genomic window:
- a CDS encoding DUF3883 domain-containing protein has protein sequence MDKVVGTTPGSERQEINELASQQIDLYRRQGFELISHYNRENSALDGYRGRQILEILQNADDSGVEAEGTCTLLLDSSRERLIVANTGKPFNKKGLTSLVISDCSPKQLGRNRFIGSKGLGFRSVLTWTDCPLISSGQYEVMFDRAYAIEEVQRLAAESAELKDIVGPFRENMGRVPAPIMRFPAVPSKDHVWLKTARNYRAQGYDTVVVLPLPEGIRGDTVHKEIIEQLSGLPTSSLLFCRHLTSIKITGDIEQKWELFRENNKDDEATIILRRNGTAERWNVYWHTGQVSAEIADTSSGGRRDFEVAVAVPEQPKIDPAGTLCVFFPTHEQLPCSMVLHATLETSDDRNRVVKQASNQEVLRQLAIQVGKVAEIQASSSDPRRVLNLLRGIENSDPELKILGFLDELIKECTKRAIFPRLDGELSPPTDVRKPPHVIWLELLSPNLFPEVLSIEPQSDLRDLLGLFTFSWFDAATLKNRLQNQLLSVERSQAGEMIGRLLAVGQLYEIGVNDLLIGSNGRLIGGKACFFTPNEALPTLPPWVSEIHFLDREFQEGLLSGSNVTTPRFLEGRLYGVNGKVDEYRFDTVARALIEQVERNLSDDPSYVADVAQRWRDLLRWLYEASQEERQVLSGLSIKVITKRGSLRRATDCYLGDDYPRGQILWKLYEKFNKDEFVGAPSTNGLEEDLPVEDAQRFMLTLGVNDHPRFELFSSGSDYDRFCNATIDRLDYPRKVRGHLCKTPRDLRRLCRSYNISGIEIPDRWVQLLKEGDPVAIGAYLLSTGARLIAEEIDTRGMFYCKVEGDRRFWSEHSIPIPNATLFLLRETPWVPVGGNQRQKPSEVMLSHHGVRVLRGVYLTHGLDLKDRLIVLHGGRVALESLLTRLGAVSSLETLSDQSLYELLFMLPNRDPNGAVASGVYRTLMEFGVTPEDSDHRNRFLRSGRMWGKFKGSSSYLPIDQLRYNANLTITEAIEANIPLVDIPRRKSAAVVKQLFGISPLTSEEIQLELISEETNYDPGSEDANRHLQIAIPYIYALRLDRTIDERGREQSLLREATLRVCSQIKITARLPGGVVESHVLSQEGERIVIDKLLLVVGEYSEDRSGRLTFWLIVAELVAELLGIDIAREVGNILTCRTSAEMLEVLRVWLGSDAGQKLAEAKSRFGESFKENEDDAQPIPSPKSTETIVPARKNSSTLPGNSGDLESGTAQDPNSITKQDSTFYPISGPLPRQTKRKLVITGAVNYGSGGRGPLASEEDTFKIVEAFETSYDRFAIRVSHLHGDEGFGCDLISVGSAEIRDEALKNKSIYDADVLRYIEVKGRSSRIGDIELTENEVREARNPKKADRYFIYRVYVDPKRKGRFELAVLNNPLNSKAVRFFPRFDLGQGSGADWFKCEDVSELEE, from the coding sequence ATGGATAAAGTCGTTGGGACTACACCAGGTTCAGAGAGGCAGGAAATTAATGAACTTGCCTCACAGCAGATTGATCTGTATCGCCGGCAAGGGTTTGAGTTAATTAGTCATTACAACCGCGAAAATAGCGCCCTCGACGGGTACAGAGGGCGGCAGATTCTGGAAATCCTGCAGAATGCAGATGATTCTGGGGTAGAAGCGGAAGGGACTTGTACGCTCCTACTCGACTCATCGCGCGAGCGGCTGATTGTCGCGAATACTGGGAAACCCTTTAATAAGAAGGGTCTTACCTCATTAGTTATTAGTGACTGTAGTCCCAAGCAACTCGGGCGGAACCGCTTCATTGGATCCAAAGGACTTGGATTCCGCTCTGTACTAACTTGGACGGATTGCCCACTCATTTCGAGCGGTCAATATGAAGTCATGTTTGATCGCGCTTATGCTATTGAGGAGGTTCAAAGATTAGCAGCAGAGAGCGCTGAACTCAAAGATATCGTTGGGCCGTTTAGGGAAAACATGGGGCGTGTCCCAGCGCCAATTATGCGATTCCCTGCTGTTCCATCCAAGGATCATGTTTGGCTCAAAACGGCTCGTAATTACCGCGCCCAGGGATATGACACCGTCGTTGTCCTTCCATTGCCGGAAGGTATCCGAGGAGATACTGTTCACAAAGAAATTATAGAGCAGCTCTCTGGACTACCGACAAGTTCCCTACTATTCTGTCGACACCTGACATCGATCAAGATTACTGGTGATATCGAACAAAAGTGGGAGCTTTTCCGAGAAAATAATAAAGACGATGAGGCCACAATTATCCTGCGTCGGAATGGTACCGCAGAACGCTGGAATGTTTATTGGCATACCGGCCAGGTCTCGGCCGAAATCGCCGATACCAGCTCAGGTGGACGAAGGGACTTTGAAGTGGCGGTTGCCGTTCCGGAGCAACCGAAGATCGATCCCGCGGGAACCCTGTGTGTGTTCTTTCCAACCCACGAACAGTTGCCTTGCAGCATGGTTCTACATGCTACGCTCGAAACATCAGACGATCGCAACCGCGTGGTGAAGCAGGCATCGAATCAGGAAGTATTGCGTCAGTTGGCGATTCAGGTTGGCAAGGTAGCTGAGATCCAAGCGTCATCATCCGATCCGCGTCGGGTTTTGAATCTCCTCCGAGGAATCGAAAATTCAGATCCAGAACTCAAGATCCTCGGCTTTCTCGACGAATTAATCAAAGAGTGCACGAAGCGAGCTATTTTCCCAAGACTTGATGGTGAGTTGAGCCCACCTACAGATGTCCGGAAGCCGCCCCACGTAATCTGGCTGGAGCTCCTGAGTCCTAATCTTTTCCCAGAGGTACTATCGATTGAGCCTCAAAGTGATTTAAGAGATCTGCTGGGACTCTTTACTTTTAGCTGGTTCGATGCTGCAACACTCAAGAATCGCCTCCAAAACCAACTTCTCTCGGTAGAACGCTCCCAGGCCGGAGAGATGATCGGAAGACTACTTGCTGTTGGTCAGCTGTATGAAATCGGAGTAAACGACCTGCTCATTGGAAGTAATGGGCGCCTAATCGGCGGGAAGGCGTGCTTCTTTACTCCAAACGAAGCACTGCCAACACTGCCACCCTGGGTATCCGAGATCCACTTCTTAGACAGGGAGTTCCAGGAAGGTCTATTATCTGGTTCGAATGTGACCACACCTCGATTTCTTGAGGGAAGACTGTACGGCGTTAATGGAAAAGTGGATGAATACCGGTTTGACACGGTAGCTCGTGCTTTAATCGAACAGGTGGAAAGGAATTTGAGCGATGATCCTTCATATGTTGCAGATGTCGCGCAGCGATGGCGGGACCTTCTGAGATGGCTCTATGAGGCATCTCAAGAAGAACGCCAGGTTCTCTCTGGATTAAGTATTAAGGTAATCACTAAGCGGGGTTCCCTGCGCCGAGCAACTGACTGTTATCTGGGAGATGATTATCCACGAGGACAAATCCTTTGGAAATTATATGAAAAGTTCAACAAAGACGAGTTTGTCGGCGCTCCCTCCACTAATGGGTTGGAAGAAGACCTACCTGTGGAGGATGCTCAAAGGTTCATGTTGACGTTGGGCGTAAACGATCACCCCCGCTTTGAACTATTCAGTTCTGGAAGTGATTACGACAGATTCTGCAATGCTACAATTGATCGTCTAGATTATCCCAGAAAGGTACGAGGGCATCTTTGTAAGACGCCCAGAGATTTGCGGCGGCTCTGCCGGAGTTATAATATTAGCGGAATTGAGATACCAGATCGTTGGGTTCAACTATTGAAGGAGGGCGACCCGGTCGCGATTGGCGCGTATCTTCTATCAACCGGAGCAAGGCTGATTGCGGAGGAGATCGATACTAGGGGGATGTTTTATTGCAAAGTCGAAGGTGACCGCCGATTTTGGTCAGAGCACTCAATCCCGATCCCGAATGCAACCCTCTTTCTCCTGCGCGAAACGCCCTGGGTGCCTGTGGGTGGAAATCAGAGACAAAAACCATCTGAGGTGATGCTAAGTCATCACGGTGTCCGAGTATTACGTGGGGTTTACTTAACTCACGGTTTAGACCTGAAAGACAGGTTAATTGTCTTACATGGCGGACGAGTGGCGCTGGAGTCACTGCTAACCCGGCTAGGAGCGGTGTCGTCACTGGAAACGCTCAGCGACCAGTCACTCTATGAACTCTTATTCATGCTTCCGAATCGGGATCCCAATGGCGCAGTTGCCTCGGGCGTTTACCGCACTCTAATGGAATTTGGTGTTACGCCTGAGGATTCAGATCACAGGAATAGATTTCTGAGATCCGGGCGCATGTGGGGTAAATTCAAAGGATCGAGTTCCTACCTTCCAATTGATCAGTTAAGGTACAATGCAAACCTCACGATCACCGAGGCAATCGAAGCTAACATCCCATTGGTCGACATCCCCCGGAGAAAAAGCGCGGCAGTGGTAAAACAACTCTTTGGAATTTCACCGCTTACATCCGAAGAGATTCAACTTGAGCTAATTTCGGAAGAAACGAATTATGATCCTGGAAGTGAAGATGCTAATCGACATCTCCAGATTGCAATCCCTTATATATATGCTCTCCGTCTCGACCGCACCATTGATGAGCGGGGACGTGAACAGAGTCTGCTCCGCGAGGCCACTCTTCGCGTATGTTCGCAAATAAAGATAACAGCTCGGCTGCCTGGAGGAGTGGTCGAATCTCATGTGCTGAGCCAAGAAGGGGAGCGAATTGTAATCGATAAACTACTCCTTGTCGTAGGAGAGTACTCGGAGGACCGATCAGGAAGACTAACCTTCTGGTTAATCGTGGCGGAACTGGTCGCTGAACTTCTGGGTATTGATATTGCCCGTGAGGTCGGAAATATTCTTACATGTCGCACTTCCGCAGAAATGCTGGAGGTACTGCGTGTTTGGCTTGGCTCCGACGCTGGCCAGAAGTTAGCGGAAGCAAAATCCCGATTTGGCGAATCCTTCAAAGAGAATGAGGATGATGCGCAGCCAATCCCGTCGCCGAAATCTACGGAGACGATTGTACCGGCACGGAAGAACTCATCGACCTTGCCGGGAAATTCAGGAGATTTAGAAAGTGGGACCGCTCAGGATCCCAATTCAATCACAAAACAGGATTCAACATTCTATCCTATTTCGGGACCACTCCCTAGACAAACCAAACGAAAACTAGTTATCACCGGCGCCGTCAACTATGGCAGTGGCGGAAGGGGTCCGCTTGCTTCGGAGGAAGATACATTCAAAATCGTAGAAGCCTTCGAGACCAGTTATGACAGATTTGCAATTCGGGTAAGCCATTTGCATGGAGATGAGGGTTTTGGATGCGACTTAATTAGTGTAGGATCGGCGGAAATTCGCGACGAAGCCTTGAAAAACAAATCCATATACGATGCCGATGTATTGCGGTACATAGAAGTTAAGGGAAGAAGTAGCCGAATAGGCGATATTGAGCTCACCGAAAATGAGGTCAGGGAAGCGCGGAATCCGAAAAAGGCCGATCGCTATTTCATTTACCGGGTTTATGTTGACCCGAAGCGAAAAGGGAGATTCGAGTTAGCAGTTCTTAATAATCCCCTAAACTCAAAGGCAGTTCGGTTTTTTCCCCGCTTCGATCTTGGACAGGGCTCTGGAGCTGATTGGTTCAAATGTGAAGATGTGTCAGAGCTAGAAGAATAA
- a CDS encoding DEAD/DEAH box helicase family protein, which produces MAKEKGPELTFQQHIADFLVRVHGYGVLEQTEITDTEHCIAEDQLWAFLKATQADTLKKLADDYGTDARGEVFRALRKELEQTPLWMILRYGLKVRGLEFRLYYPKPRSNESAAAKKHRENRITFRPHFYFGETNKEIDFVFFLNGLPIVAIEVKHERNQNVHDAVAQFTARDHARKCFLHPFLYLAADTSDVMAATDPRRAENFRWHNTGLTNTPQTEGEYPVEFLYREVLSKEQLLEALSFFLVRVPKREAEADRSASSAFTIMPRYHQSRMVRKVVDDALAHFVKTGEIGRKYLIDHSAGSGKTLSICWLADRLHSSFRPGTSDKLVDVVFILTDRKSLDTNIREDIEKFTHLKAVVGLARKAEDLPRFLKEHRSIIVTTQQKFAWVLEEIERNPELKNLRVAFLIDEAHRSQEGQMGVAIRVPFRKSDDADAEDAADDGKDEEEKIAKIIREHDRNQLFVAFTATPAPATVTLFGAPFDTYSESEAIAEGYIVDVAASIISFKTLYNLHCPIVPKPDEEKLYPKGVVSKALKNVAFQDDGLIQYKAEVMLRIFGKDVKPLIGGRAKAMIVATSRVAGLRYFHIIKEKLRERGADYKVLYAFSDFVHPETNETISEHAANELKEGELIEDRFEGEDYRLMIVANKFQTGFDQPLLAGMFLDKPVVGRNAVQTVSRLNRSHEGKRDVVVVDFTNNASAILKAFAKYRKGTPFEPDEPDLELCMRLHADILAVGVFTQTDARDFVSLAATGTDAQVQFAVNGLRVRFQAKLTSPEDRKVFVYLLARLVKSYHFLTCFFSYPDEIKEFVTFAEYIGPQLIKQGSVSELMKQIRQTEVIKAAVEYQGEVRNTGGAVKLRPGGGKKGVGPPLKRISVQDMIDEIREKFSISDEEALYIKQVTDEKVADPVIRTTVHAHREDRTYLEGAYRGQVNGEIQTSYNNLGRYEELSDTKYTDTGGIFDIMAVTVIQTHLTVSV; this is translated from the coding sequence ATGGCTAAGGAGAAAGGCCCGGAGCTGACCTTTCAGCAGCACATCGCAGACTTTCTTGTCCGTGTGCATGGCTACGGCGTGCTTGAACAGACCGAAATAACGGACACCGAGCACTGCATTGCTGAAGATCAGCTTTGGGCCTTTCTTAAAGCCACCCAAGCCGACACGCTCAAGAAGCTTGCGGACGACTATGGCACCGACGCGCGGGGGGAGGTGTTCCGAGCACTGCGTAAGGAGTTGGAACAAACACCCCTCTGGATGATTCTGCGCTATGGCCTTAAGGTGCGCGGACTGGAATTCCGCCTCTACTATCCGAAACCCCGCTCGAACGAAAGCGCCGCGGCGAAGAAACACCGGGAAAACCGTATCACCTTTCGCCCACACTTCTACTTTGGTGAAACGAATAAAGAGATCGACTTCGTCTTCTTCCTCAACGGTCTACCTATAGTGGCGATCGAGGTCAAGCACGAGAGGAACCAGAACGTGCATGACGCGGTCGCGCAGTTCACTGCGCGCGACCATGCTAGAAAGTGCTTTCTCCATCCATTCCTCTACCTCGCCGCTGATACCAGCGACGTAATGGCGGCCACCGATCCGCGTCGTGCAGAAAATTTCCGCTGGCACAATACGGGACTGACCAACACACCACAGACGGAAGGCGAATATCCGGTGGAGTTCCTGTACCGAGAGGTCTTATCGAAGGAGCAATTGCTTGAGGCGCTGTCGTTCTTCTTAGTCCGGGTACCGAAACGCGAAGCAGAAGCTGACAGGTCGGCGAGTTCTGCGTTCACGATTATGCCCCGCTACCACCAGAGCCGCATGGTCCGGAAAGTGGTGGACGATGCGCTAGCCCATTTCGTGAAAACGGGCGAGATCGGGCGGAAGTACCTCATTGATCACTCGGCTGGAAGCGGCAAGACATTGTCGATCTGCTGGCTGGCTGACCGGTTGCACAGCTCATTCAGGCCGGGCACCAGCGACAAGTTGGTGGATGTCGTCTTCATCCTGACGGATCGCAAGTCCCTCGATACGAACATCCGGGAGGACATCGAGAAGTTCACGCATCTGAAAGCTGTGGTGGGTCTGGCAAGGAAGGCAGAAGACCTGCCGCGTTTCCTGAAGGAGCACAGATCGATCATCGTCACAACCCAACAGAAGTTCGCCTGGGTGCTGGAGGAGATCGAAAGGAACCCCGAGTTAAAGAACCTACGTGTGGCATTCCTGATTGACGAAGCCCACCGTTCGCAGGAAGGCCAGATGGGGGTAGCCATCCGCGTTCCGTTCCGGAAGTCTGACGATGCCGACGCAGAAGATGCAGCGGACGATGGCAAGGACGAGGAAGAGAAGATCGCCAAGATCATCCGCGAGCATGACCGCAATCAACTTTTTGTCGCGTTCACCGCTACGCCCGCTCCGGCCACGGTCACCCTATTCGGCGCGCCATTCGACACCTACTCCGAGTCCGAGGCCATCGCAGAGGGATACATCGTGGATGTGGCGGCGAGCATCATCTCCTTCAAGACGCTCTACAATCTCCATTGTCCTATCGTCCCCAAGCCGGACGAGGAGAAGCTCTATCCCAAGGGAGTAGTGTCCAAGGCGCTCAAGAACGTCGCCTTCCAGGATGACGGGCTGATCCAATACAAGGCCGAAGTGATGCTCCGCATTTTTGGAAAGGATGTAAAGCCGCTCATTGGCGGCCGTGCCAAGGCGATGATCGTCGCCACCTCGCGTGTGGCGGGCCTGCGTTACTTCCACATTATCAAGGAGAAACTCAGGGAGCGCGGCGCGGACTACAAGGTGCTTTACGCTTTCTCGGACTTCGTGCATCCAGAAACGAACGAGACCATCAGCGAGCATGCAGCCAACGAACTCAAGGAAGGCGAGCTGATCGAAGATCGCTTCGAAGGTGAGGACTATCGACTGATGATTGTGGCCAACAAATTCCAAACCGGCTTTGACCAGCCGCTCCTCGCCGGGATGTTTCTCGACAAGCCGGTGGTTGGTCGCAACGCAGTGCAGACTGTGTCACGCTTGAACCGCAGCCACGAAGGCAAGAGGGATGTCGTGGTAGTGGACTTCACGAATAACGCTTCGGCCATTCTGAAGGCGTTTGCCAAGTATCGAAAGGGCACGCCGTTCGAGCCCGACGAACCAGATCTGGAGCTTTGCATGAGGCTACACGCCGATATTCTCGCGGTGGGCGTCTTCACGCAAACTGATGCTCGCGACTTCGTGAGCCTGGCAGCCACCGGGACCGACGCCCAAGTGCAGTTCGCTGTCAATGGACTTCGGGTAAGATTTCAAGCAAAGCTCACATCCCCGGAAGACCGCAAGGTCTTTGTCTACCTACTCGCCCGGCTCGTGAAGAGCTACCACTTCCTGACGTGCTTTTTCAGCTACCCAGATGAAATCAAGGAGTTCGTCACGTTCGCGGAGTACATCGGACCGCAGCTTATCAAGCAGGGTAGTGTATCTGAATTGATGAAGCAGATCCGCCAGACCGAGGTAATCAAGGCGGCAGTTGAGTACCAAGGCGAGGTGCGAAACACCGGCGGTGCAGTAAAACTCAGGCCTGGCGGGGGCAAAAAGGGCGTAGGACCGCCTCTAAAAAGAATCTCTGTGCAAGACATGATCGACGAGATTCGGGAAAAGTTTTCCATCAGCGACGAGGAGGCTCTCTATATTAAGCAGGTCACCGATGAGAAAGTCGCCGATCCCGTTATCCGCACTACCGTCCATGCGCATCGCGAAGACCGTACCTATCTTGAAGGCGCTTATCGTGGCCAGGTGAATGGTGAGATACAAACGTCATACAACAATCTCGGGCGGTACGAGGAACTCTCCGATACCAAATACACGGACACCGGTGGGATTTTCGACATCATGGCAGTAACGGTTATCCAGACCCATCTAACCGTTTCGGTTTAA
- a CDS encoding restriction endonuclease subunit S: MIGQHDSFLDQLPNGWTFDRLKDVVALRNEKTAEESREEDYLELEDIESGTGRILGRRCTLEVESAVTIFRKGDVLFGKLRPYLEKYYTADFDGKCTGEILAFKPERIASRFLFYCLASRWFIERCNALAYGAKMPRVSWPTQLAQFNVPLPPLPEQERIVTFLDASCAAIDAAVTAKRRQLEPLDALRNATITRVVTRGLQTHTDLRQTGNTWMKEVPTHWELVSLKRVSQIQTGLTLGKEYEGPTIKRPYLRVANVQDGHLSLDDVTLIEVPLHVARRVELRPGDVLMTEGGDLDKLGRGTVWSGEISGCLHQNHIFAVRCLGHKLLSAFLAYLTASQYGRDYFEATGKRTTNLASTNSTKVGLFPIPLPSIQEQRAICQFLDESLAQVAQITSGIEAQIKTLISYRKSLIHECVTGQRRVTEADLNRVQAHG; this comes from the coding sequence GTGATCGGCCAACACGACAGCTTTCTGGATCAGCTTCCCAATGGTTGGACTTTCGACCGCCTCAAAGACGTTGTTGCGCTGCGAAACGAAAAGACCGCTGAGGAGAGCCGGGAAGAGGACTACCTCGAACTCGAAGACATTGAATCGGGCACGGGTAGGATATTGGGTCGGCGCTGTACGCTGGAAGTCGAAAGCGCCGTCACCATTTTTAGAAAGGGCGACGTTCTCTTTGGCAAGCTCAGACCATATCTCGAGAAGTACTACACAGCGGACTTCGACGGGAAGTGCACAGGCGAGATTCTGGCATTCAAGCCGGAGAGAATTGCCAGTCGCTTCCTTTTCTACTGTCTAGCGTCACGATGGTTCATTGAGCGCTGCAACGCGCTCGCATATGGAGCGAAGATGCCCCGCGTCAGTTGGCCGACGCAGCTAGCTCAGTTTAATGTCCCGCTCCCGCCGTTGCCGGAGCAAGAGCGGATTGTGACGTTTCTGGATGCGAGTTGTGCTGCAATTGATGCGGCAGTGACTGCCAAACGCCGCCAGCTTGAACCACTAGACGCCTTGCGTAATGCGACGATAACGCGTGTTGTAACTCGAGGCCTTCAGACACACACCGATCTGCGTCAAACTGGAAATACTTGGATGAAGGAAGTGCCAACTCACTGGGAGTTGGTAAGTCTGAAGAGGGTGTCCCAGATTCAGACTGGGTTGACCCTCGGAAAGGAATATGAAGGGCCGACCATCAAACGTCCTTATCTTCGAGTTGCCAATGTCCAGGACGGGCACTTGAGCTTGGACGACGTGACGCTGATTGAGGTGCCGCTCCATGTCGCTCGCCGAGTTGAGTTGCGTCCTGGTGATGTACTCATGACTGAAGGTGGCGATTTGGACAAGCTCGGTCGGGGAACGGTTTGGAGCGGGGAAATCTCAGGCTGTCTGCACCAGAATCACATCTTCGCAGTCCGCTGTCTTGGACACAAGCTGCTTTCTGCATTCTTGGCCTATCTTACAGCATCCCAATACGGACGAGACTACTTTGAGGCGACAGGCAAACGGACAACAAACTTAGCAAGTACGAACTCTACAAAAGTCGGGTTGTTCCCAATCCCACTGCCGTCAATTCAGGAGCAGCGGGCGATCTGCCAGTTTCTCGATGAAAGCCTTGCGCAGGTCGCTCAGATCACGAGCGGCATCGAGGCCCAGATTAAAACTCTCATTTCCTACCGCAAGTCGCTGATCCACGAATGCGTTACCGGGCAGCGGCGAGTAACCGAGGCTGATCTCAACCGGGTGCAAGCGCATGGCTAA
- a CDS encoding type I restriction-modification system subunit M, which produces MSLSLNKPKLDNLADEIWKSAERLRGKFKAYEYQNVILPIIVIRRLECVLVKWRASKVAEVLAKRPKLTEKELTKLVKGLEISTAPFSNKTGWTLRKVYEEDHALLEENFRAYINGFSKNVDDIIEHFNYRATIGLMVKNNRLAPILNQYKELELGPDMLSPLEMGYIYEELLRRFSEQSGEEAGEHFTPREVIRLMVELLDMPIPDRHMSIYDPACGTGGMLSVAKEHLLDRATTTEKKANVEKYVTVHGQELSPTNYAICQADLLIKNDQQAKVYLGNSLIPHERGSNEPGDQLPESKFRFDFMLSNPPFGVTWGGKDGYETEARKLEKTRYQAGMPRVNDGALLFLQTMLAKMKAPEKGTSRIAIIFNGSPLSNGDCGSGESEIRRWILENDWLDAIVMLPDQLFYNTGIFTYIWLLRNEKPALHKGLVMLIDGRQQYEKEPKSFGNKRNRITDVHRAWIEERYREGWNKGYADERVKIFRREDFAYHKVNVVFWQFDEHDKPATITEPYEKAFTAANLKKEQEFYDCDLTFHMRLKVGNAEKMEAFTLGPKDNAAEKFKTLIKDGPKIVSVEWTHRNYVKDDEYIPHGEDIETFLKREIAKPIIRWEDSPQLGYEILPNKYFYRYQPPRPTKDLLAEFWKLEKEAEKMLEGLAG; this is translated from the coding sequence ATGTCTCTTTCACTCAATAAGCCTAAGCTCGACAACCTCGCTGACGAGATCTGGAAATCCGCCGAGCGTCTGCGTGGCAAGTTCAAGGCCTATGAGTACCAGAACGTCATCCTGCCGATCATCGTGATTCGCCGCTTGGAGTGCGTGCTCGTTAAATGGCGCGCGAGCAAGGTGGCCGAAGTGCTCGCGAAACGACCAAAACTGACCGAGAAGGAACTCACGAAGCTGGTGAAGGGCCTGGAAATCAGTACGGCGCCGTTCTCAAACAAAACCGGCTGGACGCTTAGGAAGGTCTATGAGGAAGACCACGCGCTGCTCGAAGAGAATTTTCGAGCGTATATTAATGGATTCTCGAAGAACGTCGACGACATCATCGAACACTTCAATTACCGGGCCACTATCGGGTTAATGGTTAAGAATAATCGCCTCGCACCGATTTTAAACCAGTACAAGGAACTGGAACTTGGGCCGGACATGCTGTCGCCGCTGGAGATGGGTTATATCTATGAAGAATTGCTGCGGCGATTTTCAGAGCAGAGCGGAGAGGAGGCCGGAGAACACTTCACTCCGCGCGAGGTGATTCGGTTAATGGTCGAATTGCTCGATATGCCTATACCCGATCGGCATATGTCCATCTACGATCCCGCCTGCGGGACAGGCGGTATGCTGTCGGTAGCTAAGGAACACCTGCTCGACCGCGCCACCACGACGGAAAAGAAAGCGAACGTCGAGAAATACGTCACCGTTCACGGCCAGGAGCTTTCACCCACGAATTATGCCATTTGCCAGGCAGACTTGTTGATCAAGAACGATCAGCAAGCCAAGGTGTATCTCGGCAACTCCCTGATTCCCCATGAACGCGGCAGTAACGAACCCGGCGATCAGTTGCCCGAGTCCAAATTCCGCTTCGACTTCATGCTCTCGAATCCTCCATTCGGCGTGACCTGGGGTGGTAAAGACGGTTATGAAACCGAGGCGCGCAAGTTGGAGAAGACCCGCTATCAGGCCGGCATGCCGCGGGTGAACGACGGCGCGCTGCTCTTTCTACAAACCATGCTCGCCAAGATGAAAGCACCGGAGAAGGGTACGAGCCGAATCGCCATCATCTTCAACGGTTCACCCCTTAGTAATGGCGACTGCGGGTCTGGCGAAAGTGAGATCCGCCGCTGGATCCTGGAAAACGACTGGCTCGACGCCATTGTCATGCTTCCCGACCAGCTCTTCTACAACACGGGCATCTTCACTTACATCTGGCTGCTCCGGAACGAAAAACCGGCCTTGCACAAGGGCCTGGTGATGCTGATTGACGGCCGCCAGCAGTATGAAAAGGAACCCAAGTCCTTTGGCAACAAGCGTAACCGCATCACAGACGTGCATCGCGCATGGATCGAAGAACGATACCGGGAGGGCTGGAACAAGGGCTACGCCGATGAGCGGGTAAAGATATTCCGGCGTGAGGACTTTGCCTACCACAAGGTCAACGTCGTCTTCTGGCAATTCGACGAGCACGACAAGCCGGCGACAATTACGGAGCCTTACGAAAAGGCATTCACCGCCGCAAACTTGAAGAAGGAGCAGGAGTTCTACGACTGCGACCTGACCTTCCACATGCGGCTAAAAGTCGGCAATGCCGAGAAGATGGAGGCCTTCACCCTCGGCCCGAAGGACAACGCGGCCGAGAAGTTTAAGACGCTGATAAAAGATGGACCGAAAATCGTCTCAGTCGAATGGACGCACCGCAACTACGTGAAGGACGACGAGTACATCCCTCACGGGGAGGATATTGAGACATTTCTCAAGCGCGAAATCGCCAAACCGATCATCCGTTGGGAAGACAGCCCACAGCTTGGATACGAGATTCTACCGAATAAGTACTTCTACCGCTACCAGCCGCCCAGGCCTACGAAGGACCTGCTTGCAGAGTTCTGGAAGCTGGAGAAGGAGGCGGAGAAAATGCTGGAGGGATTGGCAGGGTGA